In the Terriglobales bacterium genome, GAACTTCCCCACCGCCGGATCGCGGAACAGCACGCAGCCGCAGCCATACGGTTGCAGGCCGTGCTTGTGCGGATCGACGACGATGGAGTCGCACTCGCCGACGCGGTCGAAGGCGGCGCGCGCTTCCCTGCCCAGGTTCCCGGCCAGCGTGAAGTAGCCGCCGTAGGCCGCGTCGGCATGCAGCCGGAACTTGTGCTTCGCGCGCAGCGCCAGGATCTCCGGCAGCGGATCGACCGAGCCGGTCGCGGTAGTGCCGATCGTCGCCACGACCGTTCCCACGTCGCCGGCCTGCAGACGTTTTTCCAGCGCGTTCAGGTCCAGGCGCGCGTGGTCGTCGCATGCGACCGCTTCGAACTCCAGCTTCAGGACGCCGGAGATGCGCGCGTGCGTGTAGTGCGCCTGCTCGCTCGCCAGTATCTTCTTTCCCGGCGCCAGCTGTCCCGCGACCCACAGCGCTTCCAGGTTGGCGAACGTGCCGCCGCTCGTCAGGTGGCCGAGGAACTCCGGCGTCTTCCAGCCGAACATCGCGGCCAGCTCGGCGACGGCTTCCTTCTCCATCGCGGAGCTGGCGCGGCCGCCGTCGAGCGCGTGGTTGTTGGGATTGAGGTACATCGCGAGCGCGTACGCCAGCCGCGCGATGGGATGCGGCGGCTTCAGCATCTGCCCCGCGTACAGCGGATGGAAGTACGGAAAGTTGTCCTGCATGCGCCCGGCGGCTTCGAGCAGGATCGTTTCCATCGCCCGCGCATCTACAGGAGCGCTCTCGAAGGGCGGCAGCGCGCGGAATCCCGCGTCCAGCTTCTCGAGCGCGCGGCGCAGGATGGCAAGCGAGTCGGCGTCGAGTTGAGTCCTGGTCGCGCTCATGATCTACCGTAGAGACGGCCTTCTGGCCGTCTCCGCAGTGTAATGCACTCTGAAGGGTGAGAAGACGATGAAGAAAGCGATCGAGCACCTGAAGAAGTCCGACCCCGTGTTGCGCGCGATCATCACCCGGCTCGGCCCGCTGCCGGCGCGCTGGCACGAGCCCACCTTCGAGACCATGGCGCGCTCCATCACCTTCCAGCAGCTCAACGGCAAGGCCGCGAGCACCATCTACGGCCGCCTGGTCGCCGCCGCCGGCGGCAAGCTCACGCCCGACTCCGTGCTCAGGCTCTCCACGCGCCAGTTGCGCGCCTGCGGCCTCTCGAAACAAAAGCTCACTTACATCCGCGACCTCGCCGCGAAAACGAAAAGTGGCGACGTCGATTTCGCCGCGCTGCAGAAGATGAGCGACGCCGAGGTCATCGAGCACCTCACGCGCGTCAAGGGCATCGGCGAATGGTCCGCGCAGATGTTCCTGATGTTCGCGCTGCGCCGCCCCGACGTGCTGGCCTGCGGCGACTTCGGCGTGCAGGCCGCCATCCGCAAGCACTACAACAAGCGCAAGCATCCCAAGCCGAAGGACGTGGCGAAGGTCGGCCGCGCGTGGTCGCCCTACTCTTCCCTCGCCTGCCTCTACCTGTGGCGGTCCATGGATGTGAAGACGTAAGAAGCGAACCACAAAGGACACAAAGGAATCACAAAGGTTTTCCATCAGCGCCTTCGTGGAACCTTTGTGTCCTTTGTGGTTAAGGCTTTTGTTATTCTTGTTGAGCAATGGCGAATGAGCGCAAGATCCGCGTTTTAGTCGCGAAGCCGGGCCTCGACGGCCACGACCGCGGCGCCAAGGTCATCGCGCGCGCGCTGCGCGATGCCGGCATGGAAGTCATCTACACCGGCCTGCGCCAGACGCCGGAGATGATCGTCAACGCCTCGCTGCAGGAGGACGTCGACGTCATCGGGCTCTCGATCCTCTCGGGCGCGCACAACGCCATCGTCCCGCGCGTGGTCGAGCTGCTCAAGCAGAACAAGATCGACGACGTGCTGGTCGTCGTCGGCGGCACCATCCCCGAGCAGGACATCGACTTCCTGAAGAAAGCCGGCGTCGCCGGCATCTTCGGCCCCGGCACGCTGATGGAAGACATCATCACGTTCATCAAGAAGAACGTGCGCCAGCGCAGCGTCCCGGCGTAAGACAAAGCGCCGGCGAGTCGCCGGCGCCTGCCTCGAAAAGAAAAGCGCGCTCGAGAGCGAGCGCGCTGCAACTCCCCTGGTCTTCTTTCAGACGACTCTTGCCGCCGGAGCTTCGGCGATGTGGCGCTCGCGCTCCTCGGCGTCACGCTTTTCGTCGCGCGGCGTCTGCGGCAGCGCGATGGCGAGCGCTTCGTCGATGGTCGCGACGTAATGCACCTTCACGCCCTCGAGCTGTTCCGGCGTGATGTCCTCTTCCAGGTTCATCTGGTTCTCCGCCGGAAGGATCACGTCGTGCACGCCCGCGCGCTTCGCGGCCAGCACCTTCTCCTTGATGCCGCCGACCGGAAGCACGTTCCCGCTCAGCGTGATCTCGCCGGTCATCGCGGTGTACGGACGGACCGAGCGATCGGTGAGCAGCGAGACGAGCGCGGTCGCCATGGTGACGCCCGCCGAAGGACCGTCTTTCGGGATCGCGCCCGCCGGAACGTGGATGTGCAGGTCGTGGTCCTTGAAGAAGTCCTCGTTGATGCCGAGCGCGGCCGCGTTGGAGCGCACGTAGGTGAGCGCCGCCTGCATCGACTCCTGCATCACCTGGCCGATCTGTCCGGTCATGGTGAAGCCGCCCTTGCCCTTCATCTTGTTGACCTCGATGAAGAGCACGTCGCCGCCGGTCGGCGTCCACGCCAGCCCGACCGCGACGCCCGCGCGCTTGGTGCGCTCCGCGATCTCGGTATCGACGCGCACCTTGATGCCGCCGAGGAACTCGCGGATCACGTCGGGCGTGACGACCAGCTTCTCCGTCTTGCCTTCGGCGATGCGCCGCGCCTGCTTGCGGCAGATGGTGCCGATGTTGCGCTCCAGGTTGCGCACGCCCGCTTCGCGCGTGTAGTGCCGGATGACGAAGCTGATGGCTTCGTCGGGAAGCTCGATCTGCTCCTTCGCGAGGCCGTTCTCCTCCGTCTGGCGCGGCACGAGGTAGCGCCGCGCGATGTGCAGCTTCTCCTCTTCCGTGTAGCCCTGCAGCTCGATGATCTCCATGCGGTCGCGCAGCGGATCCGGGATCGGATCCAGCATGTTCGCCGTCGTGATGAACAGGACGCGCGACAGGTCGAACGGCACGTCGAGGTAGTTGTCGCGGAAGGTGGAGTTCTGCTCGGGATCGAGCGTCTCGAGCAGCGCGGACGCGGGATCGCCGCGGAAGTCGCGCCCCAGCTTGTCGACCTCGTCGAGCATGAACACCGGATCGTTGGTCTCCGCGCGGCGGATGCCCTGGATGATCTGGCCCGGAAGCGCGCCGATGTACGTCCTGCGATGCCCGCGGATCTCGGCCTCGTCGTGCACGCCGCCCAGCGACAGCCGCACGAACTTCCGCCCCAGCGAGCGCGCGATGCTCTTGCCGAGCGACGTCTTGCCGACGCCCGGAGGCCCGACGAAGCACAGGATCGGCCCCTTCATGTTCGGCTTCAGCCGGCGCACCGACAGGTAATCGAGGATGCGGTCTTTCACCTTCTGCAGGTCGTAGTGGTCTTCGTCGAGCACTTCCTTCGCCTTCGGGATGTCGACTTGCTCGACGCCCGAGGACTTCGCCCACGGCAGCACCGCGAGCCACTCCACGTAGTTGCGCGTGACGGAGTAATCCGCCGCCATCGGCGACATGCGCGCCAGGCGCGTGAGCTCCTTGGTGGCTTCCTTCTTCACTTCTTCCGGCATGCCCGCGGCTTCGATCTTCTTGCGCAGCTCCTCGACGTCGCGCTGCGTCTCGTCCTGCTCGCCCAGCTCCTTCTGGATGGCCTTCATCTGCTCGCGCAGGTAGTACTCGCGCTGCGATTGCTGCACCTGGTCCTGCACTTCGCTCTGGATCTTGTTGCGCAGCTGCTGGACCTCGAGCTCCTTCGCGAGGTGGCGGTTCACCTTCTCCAGACGGACCTTGATGTCAGGGGTCTCGAGCAGCTCCTGCTTGTCCTTGGTGGAGAGCGACGGCAGCGAGCTGGCGATGAAGTCGACCAGCCGGCCGGATTCCTCGATGTTCATCGCGACCGTCTGCAGCTCGTCTGACAGCGTGGGCGAGCCGGCGACGATCTGCTGGAACATGCCGAGCACGTTGCGATGCAGCGCCTCGATCTCCGGTGAAGTCTTCTCCGCGGGATCCGGGACCGGCTCGGCGCTGGCGCGCATGAACGGCGTGAGCTGCGAGTAGTCGGCAAGCTTCACGCGCTGGATGCCCTCGGTGAATACGAACAGCGACTGGTTGGGCATCTTGACGACCTTGTGCACGGTCGCCAGCGTCCCGATGTTGTAGAGGTCCACCGGCTGCGGCGAGTCGACGCGCGCCTCGCGCTGCGCGACGACGACGATGGTCTTGTCCTCGCCCAGCGAGTTGATGAGCTGCACGGAGCTCTCGCGCCCGACCGTGAGCGGCAGGACCGCGTGCGGGAACAGCACGGTGTCGCGCACCGGCAGGACCGGCAGCTCGCGCGGGCCGGTCAACGGCTTGGTCGACGCGCCGATTGCATGGGTTTCACTGGCCATGGGAGTCCTTCATCCTCTAAGACTGCGTCAGGAAGACTGAACAATAGATGAGTCTGCCCGGCTAAAGGGTGCAGACGCGCCCCGAGGCTCCGGAGCCGAGGGATTCTACGCCCGCGCACGGCAGCTTTCCACCATCGGAACCAGCCGATCTAACGCGCGGCAGGATAGATCCCCAGCAGCTTCACGAAATCGCATATCTCGCTGAGATGCCGCAGGGCGTTGCGG is a window encoding:
- a CDS encoding aminotransferase class I/II-fold pyridoxal phosphate-dependent enzyme, whose translation is MSATRTQLDADSLAILRRALEKLDAGFRALPPFESAPVDARAMETILLEAAGRMQDNFPYFHPLYAGQMLKPPHPIARLAYALAMYLNPNNHALDGGRASSAMEKEAVAELAAMFGWKTPEFLGHLTSGGTFANLEALWVAGQLAPGKKILASEQAHYTHARISGVLKLEFEAVACDDHARLDLNALEKRLQAGDVGTVVATIGTTATGSVDPLPEILALRAKHKFRLHADAAYGGYFTLAGNLGREARAAFDRVGECDSIVVDPHKHGLQPYGCGCVLFRDPAVGKFYKHDSPYTYFSSGDLHLGEISLECSRAGAAAVALWATQKLLPLTKGGEFAQRLERSRAAALALHEKIKNEKERFVASAFTPELDIVVWAARGKDLAESSTRARRIFHEAARHDLHLALAELPQRFFAPTGAGDLARQYGTLACLRSVLMKPEHQDWLEPIWKILTAAAS
- a CDS encoding DNA-3-methyladenine glycosylase, giving the protein MKKAIEHLKKSDPVLRAIITRLGPLPARWHEPTFETMARSITFQQLNGKAASTIYGRLVAAAGGKLTPDSVLRLSTRQLRACGLSKQKLTYIRDLAAKTKSGDVDFAALQKMSDAEVIEHLTRVKGIGEWSAQMFLMFALRRPDVLACGDFGVQAAIRKHYNKRKHPKPKDVAKVGRAWSPYSSLACLYLWRSMDVKT
- a CDS encoding cobalamin B12-binding domain-containing protein, which gives rise to MANERKIRVLVAKPGLDGHDRGAKVIARALRDAGMEVIYTGLRQTPEMIVNASLQEDVDVIGLSILSGAHNAIVPRVVELLKQNKIDDVLVVVGGTIPEQDIDFLKKAGVAGIFGPGTLMEDIITFIKKNVRQRSVPA
- the lon gene encoding endopeptidase La, whose protein sequence is MASETHAIGASTKPLTGPRELPVLPVRDTVLFPHAVLPLTVGRESSVQLINSLGEDKTIVVVAQREARVDSPQPVDLYNIGTLATVHKVVKMPNQSLFVFTEGIQRVKLADYSQLTPFMRASAEPVPDPAEKTSPEIEALHRNVLGMFQQIVAGSPTLSDELQTVAMNIEESGRLVDFIASSLPSLSTKDKQELLETPDIKVRLEKVNRHLAKELEVQQLRNKIQSEVQDQVQQSQREYYLREQMKAIQKELGEQDETQRDVEELRKKIEAAGMPEEVKKEATKELTRLARMSPMAADYSVTRNYVEWLAVLPWAKSSGVEQVDIPKAKEVLDEDHYDLQKVKDRILDYLSVRRLKPNMKGPILCFVGPPGVGKTSLGKSIARSLGRKFVRLSLGGVHDEAEIRGHRRTYIGALPGQIIQGIRRAETNDPVFMLDEVDKLGRDFRGDPASALLETLDPEQNSTFRDNYLDVPFDLSRVLFITTANMLDPIPDPLRDRMEIIELQGYTEEEKLHIARRYLVPRQTEENGLAKEQIELPDEAISFVIRHYTREAGVRNLERNIGTICRKQARRIAEGKTEKLVVTPDVIREFLGGIKVRVDTEIAERTKRAGVAVGLAWTPTGGDVLFIEVNKMKGKGGFTMTGQIGQVMQESMQAALTYVRSNAAALGINEDFFKDHDLHIHVPAGAIPKDGPSAGVTMATALVSLLTDRSVRPYTAMTGEITLSGNVLPVGGIKEKVLAAKRAGVHDVILPAENQMNLEEDITPEQLEGVKVHYVATIDEALAIALPQTPRDEKRDAEERERHIAEAPAARVV